The Deltaproteobacteria bacterium DNA segment GGCATCACGACACAGCACTTTACTTTAAGGAGCGCCGAGGCCCAGGCAACCCCCTGCGCGTGGTTGCCGCTCGATGCTGTGATAACGCCGCGGTCTTTTTCTTCGGATGACAACGAGCTTATTTTATTGTACGCGCCGCGAACCTTAAAGGAGCCTGTCTTCTGGAGGTTTTCGAGCTTAAGATAAACAGATGCCCCGAACATCCTTGAGAACGACGTCGAATACACAAGCGGCGTCCTCTCGACAATGCCTCTGAGCTTTTTGGAGGCTTCTTTTATAAGAAATGGAATATCGGCCATATAATATCCAAAACCGTTCCAATCATCTATCTTTGAAATAATTTACGCAGTCACATACGAATCATCGTATCTTTACCCCTTCCACCGGGCATGGGGCTAAGCAAGGACTTAAGCGGGCCGCACAGGAGGCGGGCATCAAGCCGGGGGCGCATGAGCGAAGCGATTTTAGGCGGGGCTTGATGCGAGGCGGCTGTGCGGCGGGGTGGCAGTCCTTGCACGCCCCATGCCCAAAAGCCGCCCCGCAGGAGCAAAGCTCTTGTAACCTCAAAATCACATTCAGCGCACGTACTGCAGAACTTAGCGAGTTATGCGCCCCGCTGCCTGCGTATCTCATACATCACCACCACCCCGGCCTGCGCGGCGTTAAGGGAGTTCACCCTGCCCGACATCGGGATTGAGAGCGCAAAGTCGCATTCTTCCTTAACGAGCTTTCTTATGCCCGAGCCCTCGCTGCCAATAACTACCGCGATATCTATGTTCAGGTCCTCGGAAGAAACAAGCTTACCCTCGCCTGCCTCTATTGCCGCGACCCAGACGTTTTCCTCTTTTAGCCGCCTGATGGCAGCAGCAAGGTTAACGACCATCGCAATCATTACGTGCTCGGTTGCGCCTGCCGATGCCTTTGTGACAGCCGGTGTCACAGGGGCGCACCTGTCTTTCGTAATCACGACCGCATGCGCGCCGAACACATCCGCGCCTCTTATGATGGAGCCCATGTTTTGCGGGTCCTGCACGGAATCGAGCAGAACAAAGAACGCCTTTTTGCCAGAGGCCTTCCACTTATTTATCGCGTCCTCGATGTCGACGTACTCGAACTCTCCGGTGGCTACCCCTACGACCCCCTGGTGCGCCGCGCCCTTTGTCATCACGTCAAGGGACTTGGGGCTGTCGTACTCAACGGCCACGCCGCGTTTATGCGCCTCGCGCTCGACTGGATA contains these protein-coding regions:
- the rlmB gene encoding 23S rRNA (guanosine(2251)-2'-O)-methyltransferase RlmB; its protein translation is MSRLIYGINPVMEALKSGVTRLSKVIVSDKKGKATYPVEREAHKRGVAVEYDSPKSLDVMTKGAAHQGVVGVATGEFEYVDIEDAINKWKASGKKAFFVLLDSVQDPQNMGSIIRGADVFGAHAVVITKDRCAPVTPAVTKASAGATEHVMIAMVVNLAAAIRRLKEENVWVAAIEAGEGKLVSSEDLNIDIAVVIGSEGSGIRKLVKEECDFALSIPMSGRVNSLNAAQAGVVVMYEIRRQRGA